In one Rugosibacter aromaticivorans genomic region, the following are encoded:
- the ybeY gene encoding rRNA maturation RNase YbeY, whose translation MTRQLPELHLAVQYPGGKKGTPTRAQVRRWVRAACTLPAEVAIRFVDIAEGQALNHHWRGKDYATNVLSFPYQHEPILNGDLVVCSSVVMSEATEQGKQPEAHFAHLIVHGMLHLQGFDHETSAADAVLMETREREILSLLGYPDPYC comes from the coding sequence ATGACGCGGCAATTGCCTGAACTTCACCTGGCGGTGCAATATCCCGGGGGCAAAAAGGGCACGCCTACGCGCGCCCAGGTGCGGCGCTGGGTTCGTGCGGCCTGCACCTTGCCGGCCGAAGTCGCTATTCGTTTTGTTGATATTGCGGAGGGCCAAGCCCTCAACCATCACTGGCGCGGCAAAGATTACGCCACCAATGTGTTGTCGTTTCCTTACCAGCATGAGCCAATTCTTAACGGCGATCTGGTCGTCTGCTCCTCAGTGGTGATGAGTGAAGCAACTGAACAGGGCAAGCAGCCTGAAGCTCACTTCGCACATCTCATCGTGCATGGTATGCTGCATCTGCAAGGCTTTGATCATGAAACCAGTGCTGCGGATGCAGTCCTCATGGAAACCCGCGAGCGTGAAATTTTAAGCCTCCTGGGCTATCCCGATCCTTACTGTTAA
- a CDS encoding PhoH family protein → MLQNLCGPLDENIRQIEASFNVAIARRGQHCQIRGDQAAAQLAAKALHHFYELASEPLLLDTLQLGLIEIANNPGDSVLPHSGLLTKKTDLHGRTQNQVAYLQNIQSHDITFGIGPAGTGKTYLAVASAIDAFERDQVNRIILTRPAVEAGERLGFLPGDLSQKIDPYLRPLYDALFDLMGAEKVGRLVERQHIEIAPLAYMRGRTLNHAFIILDEAQNTTPEQMKMFLTRIGIGAKAVITGDITQIDLLRGQKSGLIEAQRILKDVRGLAFTEFDASDVVRHPLVARIVKAYEKHDAAIA, encoded by the coding sequence ATGCTGCAAAACCTGTGTGGCCCGCTGGATGAAAACATCCGCCAGATTGAAGCCAGCTTCAATGTCGCCATTGCCCGCCGTGGGCAGCATTGCCAAATCCGCGGGGACCAGGCAGCGGCGCAACTTGCAGCAAAAGCGCTGCATCATTTCTACGAATTGGCAAGTGAACCCCTCTTGCTTGACACACTACAACTCGGCTTGATCGAGATTGCCAACAACCCCGGTGACAGTGTTCTGCCTCACTCCGGGCTTTTAACAAAAAAAACTGACCTGCATGGCCGCACGCAAAATCAGGTGGCCTATCTCCAAAATATCCAGTCGCACGATATTACGTTTGGTATCGGGCCGGCCGGCACGGGGAAAACCTATCTGGCCGTTGCATCCGCCATTGACGCGTTCGAGCGCGACCAGGTAAATCGCATCATCCTGACTCGTCCCGCAGTGGAAGCTGGCGAGCGCCTTGGTTTTTTACCGGGTGATCTGTCGCAAAAAATCGACCCGTACCTGCGGCCGCTCTACGATGCACTCTTTGATCTCATGGGTGCTGAAAAAGTAGGCAGGCTGGTAGAGCGCCAGCACATTGAAATTGCCCCTTTGGCCTACATGCGTGGGCGCACGTTAAATCATGCGTTTATTATCCTTGACGAGGCGCAGAACACCACACCAGAGCAAATGAAAATGTTCCTCACCCGCATAGGCATTGGCGCCAAGGCAGTTATCACGGGTGATATAACGCAAATCGATCTACTCCGGGGACAAAAATCCGGCCTAATTGAAGCGCAACGCATTCTTAAAGATGTACGCGGCCTGGCGTTCACGGAATTTGATGCTTCAGATGTTGTGCGCCACCCTTTAGTCGCACGCATCGTGAAGGCTTACGAGAAACATGACGCGGCAATTGCCTGA
- a CDS encoding ABC transporter permease, translating to MLAYIIRRLSYAVPILLGVNLITFVLFFVVNSPDDMARMQLGIKRVTPEAIQKWKAERGYDQPLIWNAAATGTSHLTKTVFFNKSMRMFAGDFGRADDGRDIASEIKNRAGPSLAIALPTFILGLGVAIAFALLLVFFRATRLDFFGVVLCVAMMSVSGLFYIIGGQWLVAKVWHWVPISGYATGLTAAKFLVLPVLIGVIAGLGASARWYRTIFLEEITRDYVRTARAKGVSESAVLFRHVLRNAMIPILTGVVAVIPTLFMGSLLTESFFGIPGLGSYTIEAINAQDFAVVRAMVFIGSVLYILGLLATDISYTLADPRVSLQ from the coding sequence ATGCTTGCCTACATCATCCGTCGTCTGTCATATGCCGTGCCGATTTTGCTCGGAGTGAATCTGATCACCTTCGTGCTGTTCTTTGTCGTCAATTCGCCAGACGATATGGCGCGTATGCAACTAGGGATCAAACGCGTCACGCCCGAGGCGATTCAAAAATGGAAAGCCGAGCGGGGCTACGATCAGCCGCTGATCTGGAATGCTGCCGCGACAGGCACATCGCACTTAACAAAAACGGTATTTTTCAATAAATCGATGCGCATGTTTGCGGGCGACTTTGGCCGTGCGGATGATGGTCGTGATATTGCCAGCGAAATCAAAAATCGGGCGGGGCCCAGCTTGGCCATCGCATTGCCGACCTTTATTCTCGGACTGGGTGTGGCGATTGCCTTTGCCTTGTTGCTGGTATTTTTTCGCGCCACGCGACTGGATTTTTTCGGGGTCGTGCTGTGTGTTGCCATGATGTCTGTTTCAGGCCTGTTCTACATTATTGGCGGCCAATGGCTGGTTGCCAAAGTGTGGCACTGGGTGCCGATTTCAGGCTATGCCACGGGGCTCACTGCGGCTAAGTTTCTTGTTCTGCCTGTCTTGATTGGCGTGATTGCCGGGTTAGGCGCTTCTGCACGCTGGTATCGCACGATTTTTCTGGAAGAGATCACCCGCGATTACGTGCGCACCGCCCGCGCCAAAGGCGTGTCTGAATCTGCGGTGCTGTTTCGCCACGTGTTGCGCAATGCCATGATTCCGATTCTGACCGGTGTGGTGGCGGTGATTCCCACGTTATTCATGGGCAGCCTGCTGACTGAATCATTCTTTGGTATTCCGGGGTTGGGCAGTTACACCATTGAAGCGATTAACGCGCAGGACTTTGCTGTGGTGCGCGCGATGGTGTTTATTGGCTCGGTCCTTTACATCCTTGGTTTGCTGGCCACGGATATTTCTTACACTCTGGCTGATCCACGGGTGAGTTTGCAATGA